The following coding sequences are from one Spirochaeta lutea window:
- a CDS encoding LTA synthase family protein, which produces MNRVSLALVSWIHHRPIRISFGLSLFLTLFIECINQQSWLGGLSSMVEKPLIFFINVGIIFLTMSIGLLFSKRVFVLSVITVLWASLGIVNGILLALRSSPLLATDFLLLRTTFDIALVYYTPLHIALLGITVGGILIALGFAFRRSRNIPVPYLRILVAAAVGGVFVIAGGSRGIEASQITRDGEESVSDLYREQGFVLGFSQNLIQRGIDRPQDYSEEAVWRVLEEISHSTPPRIPSEKPDIIFLQLESFFVPQRIKGAEFSEDPIPTFRKLMADFPSGYLSVPVIGGGTVNTEFEVLTGLPLSLFAPGEYPYNSTLRDRSLPSLAADLAGVGYTSYALHNHTGNFYDRNVVYEHLGFDGFISMEYMQNLSFNEHDWARDESLFPEIMDILDHSSGPDFIFGVSVQAHGKYPEPWQSPAGGISVTRFPEDLSRDGFEYFVNELRDIDGFISRLTRALENRPNPVILVLYGDHLPGMGITDAHLTDGNDHHTEYIIWSNHPDLVSREQMPHPNSLPEDSDPGDPRSDPMDSRNGLKHPTLAAYELGARALGYGGLRLGIVPRIHHRYAGHEELFPTLQLVGYSLLNGHAQPTWSTPAARSTPRGQTGPDGNPGPVPRAGGFPGQESPLGLTSMNTAPAGEVISPREPAGYSRNSGNFRMGLGRIRIRNTGMDDDTVYIRGEGFTEFSTVLVDGNPRETVFLSSELLAIQRRNLRPSQEIRVAQISRMRAVLGTTRAVRLGGYGIGP; this is translated from the coding sequence ATGAATCGAGTAAGCTTAGCCCTAGTATCATGGATCCACCATCGGCCCATCCGGATCAGTTTTGGTCTGTCATTGTTCCTCACCCTCTTCATTGAGTGCATTAATCAGCAATCGTGGCTGGGTGGGTTGTCCAGCATGGTGGAAAAACCCCTGATCTTTTTCATAAATGTCGGAATCATTTTTCTCACCATGTCTATAGGACTGCTGTTTTCCAAGCGGGTCTTTGTGCTTTCGGTCATTACGGTACTATGGGCAAGCCTCGGAATTGTAAACGGGATTCTACTGGCTCTACGCTCCAGTCCGTTGTTAGCCACCGATTTTCTCCTACTGCGCACGACCTTCGACATTGCCCTGGTCTATTACACGCCCCTTCATATTGCGCTCCTGGGGATCACCGTGGGAGGAATTCTCATAGCCCTGGGATTTGCCTTCAGGCGCAGCAGAAACATTCCGGTTCCCTATCTGCGGATACTTGTTGCAGCGGCGGTGGGCGGCGTGTTTGTTATTGCCGGAGGATCCCGGGGCATAGAAGCATCCCAGATCACCCGGGACGGAGAGGAATCAGTGAGCGACCTCTACCGCGAACAGGGCTTTGTTCTGGGATTCTCTCAAAATCTCATCCAGCGGGGAATAGACAGACCCCAGGACTACTCCGAAGAGGCCGTGTGGCGAGTATTAGAAGAGATATCCCATTCCACACCCCCTAGAATCCCCTCGGAAAAACCGGATATCATCTTCCTTCAACTGGAGAGTTTTTTTGTACCCCAGCGGATCAAGGGGGCCGAGTTCTCGGAAGATCCCATCCCCACCTTCCGAAAACTGATGGCAGACTTCCCGTCGGGCTACCTTTCTGTCCCGGTGATAGGCGGTGGGACGGTGAATACCGAGTTTGAGGTGCTTACCGGCCTTCCCTTGAGTCTCTTCGCTCCGGGAGAGTATCCCTATAACTCCACCCTTCGAGATCGCAGCCTGCCGAGCCTCGCCGCGGACCTGGCAGGGGTGGGTTACACCTCCTATGCCCTGCACAACCATACGGGTAATTTTTACGATCGCAATGTGGTCTACGAACATCTTGGCTTTGACGGCTTTATATCCATGGAGTACATGCAGAATCTCAGCTTCAACGAGCATGATTGGGCCAGGGATGAGAGCCTGTTCCCGGAAATCATGGATATCCTGGACCATAGTTCCGGGCCTGATTTTATTTTCGGGGTTTCCGTCCAGGCCCACGGAAAGTATCCCGAGCCCTGGCAGTCCCCGGCTGGGGGAATTTCCGTTACCCGGTTTCCCGAAGACCTGTCCCGGGACGGTTTTGAGTATTTTGTGAACGAACTGCGGGATATTGACGGGTTCATCAGCCGGCTCACCCGGGCCCTGGAGAACCGTCCTAATCCGGTTATCCTGGTTCTCTATGGGGATCACCTGCCGGGGATGGGGATTACCGATGCCCACCTGACCGACGGAAATGACCATCACACCGAGTACATCATTTGGTCGAATCACCCTGACCTGGTGTCCCGGGAGCAAATGCCCCACCCAAACAGCCTGCCTGAAGATTCGGATCCTGGGGATCCCCGTTCCGACCCGATGGACAGCCGGAACGGGCTGAAACACCCGACCCTGGCAGCCTACGAGCTTGGGGCCCGTGCCTTGGGCTATGGAGGGCTGCGCCTCGGTATCGTTCCCAGAATCCATCACCGGTATGCCGGTCACGAAGAGCTCTTCCCCACCCTGCAACTGGTGGGATACTCCCTGCTCAACGGGCACGCTCAACCGACCTGGAGTACTCCGGCAGCCCGGAGCACCCCCAGGGGGCAAACCGGTCCCGATGGTAATCCCGGGCCGGTACCTAGAGCCGGCGGGTTTCCGGGCCAGGAAAGCCCTCTCGGGCTAACCTCCATGAACACAGCCCCGGCTGGAGAAGTAATTTCTCCCAGAGAGCCTGCCGGATATTCCAGAAATTCAGGAAACTTCCGGATGGGGCTTGGCAGGATCAGGATCAGGAATACCGGCATGGATGACGACACCGTCTACATTCGGGGAGAGGGATTCACGGAGTTCAGCACCGTTTTGGTGGATGGGAATCCCCGGGAAACGGTGTTTCTCAGCTCCGAGCTGCTGGCGATACAGCGAAGGAATCTACGCCCCTCCCAGGAGATTCGGGTAGCCCAGATCTCCCGGATGAGGGCGGTCTTGGGCACAACCCGGGCTGTTCGGTTAGGCGGTTATGGGATCGGTCCATGA